In Tachypleus tridentatus isolate NWPU-2018 chromosome 7, ASM421037v1, whole genome shotgun sequence, a genomic segment contains:
- the LOC143257372 gene encoding uncharacterized protein LOC143257372, producing MSNSNTGNLSHLPQPTTVSNVVPRSPSRDSFATDLSLMSLSSLGSEVSRMRSGLMRNPRNGEGPDESPRQSPQPAEMLWGRSGVRSSRGARGCLLQVPSEKHRPVTKRTISGEVLFEEETEAIRNCGALSSLLGLMKSFSTTDITHITPEENESLRPSTSEVALCDWGQFVFSSRRLDPNSRSLSTWVAVGDVASSSYVASPQPQLSFVGDAYPIINPAEMIRSVNKKVRQKYIRRRVLSTYKALERLTHSDINLLKKSQQQDTTTGVPQVQISTDIDHCVPSEVHIPSFGIRGPNKNVTLTVKDIDREKGRPLTNYERNMMIFSWLQNLEENSFEVS from the coding sequence atGAGTAACTCCAACACGGGCAATCTGTCCCATCTTCCTCAGCCCACCACTGTCTCAAACGTGGTGCCACGCTCTCCAAGCCGTGATTCCTTTGCCACGGACTTGTCTCTAATGTCTTTGTCTAGTCTTGGTTCTGAAGTAAGTCGAATGAGGAGTGGTTTAATGAGGAATCCGAGAAACGGCGAAGGACCTGATGAATCGCCGAGACAAAGTCCTCAACCTGCAGAGATGTTGTGGGGTCGTTCGGGGGTTAGAAGTAGTCGAGGAGCCAGAGGTTGTTTACTTCAAGTTCCTTCAGAGAAGCACAGACCTGTCACAAAGAGAACAATATCAGGAGAAGTACTTTTCGAAGAAGAGACTGAAGCAATCCGTAATTGTGGGGCACTTTCGTCTCTTTTGGGTCTCATGAAGAGTTTTAGTACCACAGATATAACGCATATTACACCAGAAGAAAATGAATCCCTAAGACCAAGTACGTCGGAGGTTGCTCTCTGTGACTGGGGGCAATTCGTGTTTTCCAGTAGACGTTTGGATCCCAATTCCCGTTCCTTGTCCACTTGGGTTGCTGTTGGTGACGTGGCCTCGTCTTCTTACGTGGCTTCACCACAACCTCAGCTTTCATTTGTTGGAGATGCTTATCCCATTATTAATCCAGCAGAGATGATCCGTTCTGTCAATAAGAAGGTTAGGCAGAAGTATATTCGAAGGAGGGTCTTATCCACCTACAAAGCTTTGGAGAGGTTAACACATAGCGACATCAATCTTTTAAAGAAATCCCAACAACAAGATACAACTACCGGAGTTCCTCAAGTACAAATTTCCACAGACATTGACCATTGTGTACCCAGCGAGGTCCATATCCCATCATTTGGCATTAGAGGACCTAACAAGAATGTCACCCTTACAGTTAAGGATATAGATAGAGAGAAAGGAAGGCCGCTTACAAACTATGAACGTAATATGATGATATTTAGCTGGTTGCAGAATTTAGAAGAAAACAGCTTTGAAGTGAGCTAA